In Virgibacillus sp. NKC19-16, a single genomic region encodes these proteins:
- a CDS encoding type II toxin-antitoxin system RelE family toxin has product MELYFTTSFVRKYKKLDTQSQNILKKTLKLMEENFSHPSLRIKKMKGYQNPDIWEASASMDLRITFEIEKPKKVILRNCGHHDQTLKNP; this is encoded by the coding sequence ATGGAACTATATTTTACAACTAGTTTTGTTAGGAAATATAAAAAATTAGATACACAATCTCAAAATATCCTCAAGAAAACATTGAAATTGATGGAAGAAAATTTTTCTCATCCTTCACTAAGAATAAAAAAGATGAAAGGTTATCAAAACCCGGATATATGGGAAGCAAGTGCTAGTATGGATTTACGAATTACTTTTGAAATTGAAAAGCCTAAAAAAGTAATTCTGCGTAATTGCGGACATCATGATCAAACTTTAAAAAATCCTTAA
- a CDS encoding GNAT family N-acetyltransferase, which produces MNLFNIIKNEQKYWLVDQVKRDSVVKGEYKDQLEQLLPEWKQENVDYLSLVIDESFHNWLVSKGFHQVSTTVEYKRKLSALPEINNEIRWHSLSEGWIGDADYGNLYDRCSSGSANKSSQAKDQFLLSLESELGVEWRNHCFYFTKNEALIGICIPHIEMGTENEGRLFYFGVVPEWRKKGIGTEIHKIALRLLHQLEATYYIGSTDISNVHMAQIFKQNGCVLHDRKGQYRIAQTP; this is translated from the coding sequence TTGAACTTATTTAACATCATCAAAAATGAACAGAAATATTGGTTAGTTGATCAGGTGAAACGCGACAGCGTAGTAAAAGGGGAATATAAAGATCAACTTGAACAATTACTGCCTGAATGGAAACAAGAAAACGTTGATTATTTATCACTGGTTATAGATGAATCTTTTCACAATTGGCTAGTTTCCAAAGGGTTTCATCAAGTTTCAACCACCGTGGAATACAAAAGAAAATTGAGCGCTTTGCCTGAGATAAATAACGAAATCCGTTGGCATTCTCTTTCCGAGGGATGGATAGGGGACGCGGATTATGGGAATTTATACGATCGATGCAGCTCCGGATCGGCTAATAAAAGTTCGCAAGCAAAGGACCAATTCTTGCTTTCACTGGAGAGTGAACTAGGTGTTGAATGGCGCAATCATTGCTTTTATTTCACAAAAAATGAGGCCTTGATAGGCATTTGTATCCCCCATATAGAGATGGGAACAGAAAATGAAGGCAGGTTGTTTTACTTTGGTGTTGTTCCTGAATGGCGTAAGAAAGGCATCGGAACGGAGATTCACAAGATAGCATTAAGACTGCTGCACCAACTGGAAGCCACCTATTATATCGGCAGTACTGATATTAGTAATGTACATATGGCACAAATTTTTAAACAAAACGGTTGCGTACTTCATGACCGAAAAGGGCAATACAGGATCGCACAGACCCCTTAG
- a CDS encoding J-domain-containing protein, which yields MEEQIKKAVDNGEFENLPGKGKPLNLHDDLQGVPPELRMGYKILKNAGYMTEETDKKGDVTLDALLTSATGNKEKNEIQNKLEFDELVREKKLHKNKKFATYAQKIYKKLF from the coding sequence GTGGAAGAACAAATCAAAAAGGCGGTTGATAATGGCGAGTTTGAAAATCTGCCAGGGAAAGGAAAACCACTTAATCTGCATGATGATTTGCAAGGAGTCCCTCCAGAATTAAGAATGGGATATAAAATACTGAAAAACGCTGGATATATGACGGAAGAAACAGATAAAAAGGGCGATGTCACCCTGGATGCTTTATTAACTTCTGCAACAGGCAACAAAGAAAAAAATGAAATACAAAACAAGCTGGAATTTGATGAGCTTGTCAGAGAAAAAAAATTGCATAAGAACAAGAAATTTGCCACCTACGCGCAAAAAATTTACAAGAAACTATTTTAA
- a CDS encoding AbrB/MazE/SpoVT family DNA-binding domain-containing protein — protein MPNKRVRLRGKNQVTIPTELIEQLNLKEGEQLEVTIENGRIVLIPVITIEKDQAWFWTEEWQKGEREADEDIKAGRVKSFKNAEEAIEWLDSDEADSWANEDK, from the coding sequence ATGCCTAATAAGCGTGTACGTTTACGTGGAAAAAACCAAGTAACGATCCCAACTGAACTAATTGAACAATTAAATTTAAAGGAAGGAGAACAATTAGAAGTAACGATTGAAAATGGACGCATCGTCTTAATTCCCGTAATAACCATCGAAAAAGACCAAGCTTGGTTCTGGACGGAAGAATGGCAAAAAGGGGAGCGGGAAGCAGATGAAGATATTAAAGCAGGACGCGTAAAGTCTTTTAAGAATGCAGAAGAAGCTATAGAATGGCTTGATAGTGATGAGGCTGATTCATGGGCGAATGAGGATAAATAA
- a CDS encoding NADPH-dependent FMN reductase has translation MKLVGVSGAPAGEKTSLAVHDVLVAAQHLDSTIQTELIDIREYEIEFSVGAALSDYNDDTWNVVNKISSADFLVFGTPIYQASISGALKNLLDFFPDNAFKYKVTGIVSTGLSNKHFLVPEYQLKPILTYFKGLTPTGNVFIHNDCFDDESEAIIDRDASDRIQKLAHEMIYLQRGINNR, from the coding sequence ATGAAACTTGTGGGGGTATCGGGAGCGCCGGCTGGTGAAAAGACGTCTCTAGCTGTACATGACGTTCTAGTCGCAGCTCAACACCTTGACTCAACGATACAGACAGAGTTAATTGACATAAGGGAGTATGAGATCGAATTTTCTGTTGGTGCTGCGTTATCAGATTACAACGATGACACCTGGAATGTTGTTAATAAAATCTCGTCTGCCGATTTTCTCGTATTTGGCACACCGATTTATCAAGCATCCATTTCAGGAGCATTAAAAAATCTCTTAGACTTTTTTCCGGATAATGCCTTCAAATATAAAGTTACAGGTATTGTATCAACTGGTTTATCTAACAAACATTTTCTAGTACCAGAATACCAATTAAAACCAATCCTCACTTATTTCAAAGGATTAACACCAACAGGTAATGTTTTTATCCATAATGATTGCTTTGACGACGAAAGTGAAGCAATTATAGATCGGGATGCTTCCGATCGAATTCAAAAACTTGCTCATGAAATGATTTATCTTCAACGGGGAATTAATAATAGATAA
- a CDS encoding peptide chain release factor 3: MSLQDEVNKRRTFAIISHPDAGKTTLTEKLLVFGNQIRSAGTVKGKKSGKFATSDWMEIEKQRGISVTSSVMNFPYNDYEVNILDTPGHDDFSEDTYRTLTAVDSVVMIIDATKGIEAQTKKLFKVCRMRGIPIFTFINKLDREGREPLELLEEIEAVLDIKTYPMNWPVGMGKRFLGIFDRDGKQFIQYNGNEEETYIPYEDLDKPAHEELISQAAYQETEEELSLVEEAGDTFSMDAVMSGEQTPVFFGSALAPFGVQTFFDTFISMAPSPTSRKSTEGVIQPDNPDFSGFIFKIQANMNPAHRDRVAFLRVCSGKFERGMSVKLARTDKPVKLAQTQQFVASSRDTVEEAYAGDIIGVYDPNAYRIGDTLVEGKTSFEYDELPQFPPELFKKVTASNVMKSKQFNKGIEQLVQEGAIQLFKRHRSESNILGAVGELQYDVFKYRMKNEYNVEVMLESIGERIPRWLKEEQVDESLFDERNQLVRDREDNYVVLFRNEFALNWFKDNHPKIELIDLFESNMYEQSY; this comes from the coding sequence ATGAGTCTACAAGATGAGGTTAATAAACGAAGAACATTTGCAATTATATCGCATCCGGATGCGGGAAAAACAACATTAACAGAAAAACTGCTTGTATTTGGAAATCAAATTCGCTCAGCCGGAACGGTAAAAGGGAAAAAATCCGGGAAATTTGCTACGTCAGACTGGATGGAAATAGAAAAGCAACGCGGCATCTCAGTAACGTCGAGTGTGATGAATTTTCCATATAATGATTATGAGGTAAATATCCTGGATACTCCAGGCCACGATGACTTCAGTGAAGATACGTACCGGACATTGACTGCAGTGGATAGTGTGGTCATGATCATTGATGCTACAAAGGGAATCGAAGCGCAAACGAAGAAGTTATTCAAGGTATGTCGCATGCGTGGTATTCCCATTTTTACATTTATTAATAAATTAGATCGCGAAGGAAGAGAGCCTCTTGAATTACTGGAAGAAATTGAAGCGGTTTTAGATATTAAGACATATCCGATGAACTGGCCAGTAGGAATGGGCAAACGATTCCTCGGTATTTTTGACCGTGATGGGAAACAATTTATTCAATATAATGGAAATGAAGAGGAAACCTATATTCCATATGAAGATTTAGATAAGCCTGCACATGAGGAATTGATTTCTCAGGCAGCGTACCAAGAAACAGAAGAGGAGCTTTCTTTAGTGGAGGAAGCCGGAGATACATTTTCAATGGATGCGGTTATGTCTGGAGAGCAGACACCTGTTTTCTTCGGTAGCGCCCTAGCGCCTTTTGGAGTACAAACTTTTTTCGACACGTTTATATCTATGGCACCATCGCCGACGTCAAGAAAATCAACAGAAGGTGTCATTCAGCCTGATAACCCGGACTTCTCGGGATTTATTTTTAAAATTCAGGCCAATATGAATCCTGCCCACCGTGATAGGGTGGCATTTTTACGCGTTTGCTCCGGCAAATTTGAACGGGGAATGAGTGTGAAGCTGGCAAGGACCGATAAGCCCGTCAAACTCGCTCAAACGCAGCAATTTGTTGCATCTTCCAGAGATACAGTTGAAGAGGCGTACGCTGGGGATATTATAGGTGTCTATGATCCGAATGCATACCGAATTGGAGATACATTAGTTGAAGGCAAAACATCATTTGAATATGATGAGTTACCACAATTTCCGCCAGAACTCTTTAAAAAGGTGACAGCAAGCAATGTCATGAAATCCAAACAGTTTAATAAAGGAATTGAACAACTTGTACAAGAAGGTGCGATTCAATTATTTAAAAGACACCGCAGTGAATCCAATATTTTAGGGGCAGTGGGCGAGCTGCAATATGATGTATTCAAATATAGAATGAAAAATGAGTATAATGTTGAAGTCATGCTGGAGTCAATTGGTGAGCGAATCCCACGTTGGTTAAAAGAAGAACAAGTAGATGAATCTCTCTTTGATGAACGGAATCAGCTTGTCCGGGATCGTGAAGATAATTATGTTGTTTTATTTAGAAACGAGTTCGCTTTAAATTGGTTCAAAGATAACCATCCTAAAATAGAATTGATTGATCTATTTGAGTCTAATATGTATGAGCAGAGTTATTGA
- a CDS encoding Bcr/CflA family efflux MFS transporter — protein MLHNPTGKTRVGLALLLAMLAILGPLNIDMYLPSFPGIAEDFSTNATLVQLSLTACLIGLAIGQLVVGPISDAQGRRKPLLIATTLFALSSILCALAPNITTLIAARFLQGFTASAGVVLSRAVVRDVFSGKELTKFFSLLMVINAVAPMVAPILGGAILAFPSAGWQTIFYTLAVIGILIVIIVAAKLKETLPPEKRIPSSIGSSVMTMGSLMKDRSFIGYALVVGFVHGGSFAYVSGTPFVYQDIYGVSPQVFSVLFGINGIAIITGSFIIGRLSGIISEVKMLQAAVTIALTATSLLLIMTIIQGPLASLVILIFIYMTTMGMIITSTFTLGMAKQGHRAGSASAILGMLPMLLGAGFSPLAGINEASAVPMGAILFTTSLIGFIAFFTLVKTDQNKE, from the coding sequence ATGCTTCATAACCCAACAGGAAAAACGCGTGTGGGGTTAGCTTTACTTCTTGCTATGCTTGCCATTTTAGGTCCCCTAAATATCGATATGTATTTGCCAAGTTTTCCTGGGATCGCTGAGGATTTCAGTACAAACGCTACACTGGTACAGTTAAGTCTGACAGCATGTTTAATCGGACTTGCGATCGGCCAGTTGGTTGTTGGCCCGATCAGTGATGCACAGGGCAGGAGAAAGCCTTTGTTAATTGCTACTACCCTGTTTGCATTATCTTCCATTCTGTGTGCATTAGCACCTAATATTACAACACTGATTGCTGCAAGGTTCCTGCAAGGGTTCACTGCTTCTGCAGGGGTTGTTCTGTCTCGTGCTGTAGTTCGTGATGTATTCAGCGGTAAGGAGCTTACGAAGTTCTTCTCGCTACTAATGGTAATCAATGCTGTTGCCCCTATGGTTGCGCCTATCTTAGGAGGAGCAATTCTGGCGTTTCCATCAGCAGGCTGGCAAACGATCTTCTATACACTGGCTGTAATTGGAATTTTAATTGTTATTATTGTTGCTGCGAAATTAAAAGAAACGTTGCCACCGGAAAAACGTATCCCTAGTTCCATCGGCTCTTCTGTGATGACAATGGGCAGTTTGATGAAAGACCGTTCTTTTATCGGCTATGCGTTAGTTGTCGGGTTTGTCCATGGCGGAAGTTTCGCCTATGTATCAGGAACTCCTTTCGTCTACCAGGATATCTATGGCGTTTCTCCGCAAGTATTCAGTGTGCTATTTGGGATCAATGGAATTGCCATTATTACAGGGAGTTTTATTATCGGACGTCTTAGTGGAATTATCTCAGAAGTGAAAATGCTCCAGGCGGCTGTCACGATCGCACTGACTGCCACTTCTCTATTATTAATTATGACAATTATTCAAGGACCGCTTGCATCGCTTGTCATATTAATTTTTATATACATGACCACCATGGGAATGATTATCACAAGTACCTTCACCCTGGGGATGGCCAAGCAGGGACACCGTGCCGGGAGCGCAAGTGCTATCTTAGGCATGCTACCAATGCTGCTTGGAGCGGGATTTTCCCCACTTGCCGGTATTAATGAAGCCTCAGCTGTTCCAATGGGAGCGATTCTTTTTACAACTTCCCTCATCGGGTTTATTGCTTTCTTTACATTGGTAAAAACGGATCAGAATAAAGAGTAG